A window from Rhizosphaericola mali encodes these proteins:
- a CDS encoding DUF294 nucleotidyltransferase-like domain-containing protein, translated as MDRSTILETIKHIAPFDILPEDKLQEIADLFEVREYDQQKTLYEQEISKLRGVEIIVSGTFDTFFYDSERTKRKQVIQEAGTIFGAISILLNQRLAIRTVIVEKNTQTLFLHRKYFRTLCAEFPAFLKFFTSDFASRMLDPDFAHFYKKPAWKDDSFVEADQFYSKKISDISYRNIVTVSLEMPAYEVAKTMSENKVSCVFVKDANKKIVGYITDILLRDRVIGAQKTNETVASEIMHFGLNSINVNAHVFEAVLKMLRTHSRYLLVEDGGKYIGFMSRNRLLAEQSESPVLFIQSIKTANSDEELRQKWLEVPKIITQLLDRGIQAGIANKVVTTISDAIAIKVIERTIEMVGEPPAKFCFMVLGSEGRMEQTFKTDQDNAIIYEDKANEHREEVRAYFLDFAKRVSDSLNTIGFSYCTGGFMAQNPKWTHSLSHWKRNYEEWMADAVPETIIKFTTFFDCRYLYGDKAIMSELYSFLDKALEAPLERIFFFMAKNALQYEPPLTFFKGIKTFTKGALEVFDVKRAMTPIVDLVRVYSLKNHIQEVNTGERIKALYKAGVFKEEEYLELIQSYYLLMTMRLRHQARQIIVDKVDPDNYMQIKRFSRIEKLTIVEIFKSIKNFQTRIKIDFTKEF; from the coding sequence ATGGATCGTTCTACTATTTTAGAAACCATAAAGCATATAGCACCTTTTGATATTTTACCCGAAGATAAATTGCAAGAAATTGCTGATTTATTTGAAGTTCGGGAATATGATCAACAGAAGACTTTGTACGAACAAGAAATTTCCAAATTAAGAGGTGTGGAGATTATTGTTTCGGGTACGTTTGATACATTTTTTTATGATAGTGAACGTACTAAACGCAAACAAGTAATACAAGAAGCCGGGACGATTTTTGGCGCAATTTCTATCTTATTGAATCAGCGATTGGCGATCCGTACGGTAATCGTGGAGAAAAATACGCAAACGTTATTTTTGCATAGAAAATATTTTCGGACTTTATGTGCAGAATTTCCAGCGTTTTTGAAATTTTTTACCTCGGATTTTGCCTCAAGAATGTTGGATCCTGATTTTGCACATTTCTATAAAAAACCTGCTTGGAAAGATGACAGCTTTGTAGAAGCGGATCAATTTTATTCGAAAAAAATAAGCGATATCTCTTATCGAAATATTGTTACGGTTTCGCTTGAAATGCCCGCATATGAGGTTGCAAAAACCATGTCTGAAAATAAAGTTAGTTGTGTTTTCGTGAAAGATGCAAACAAAAAAATTGTTGGTTATATAACGGATATATTGTTACGAGATCGCGTTATCGGCGCTCAGAAAACCAATGAAACGGTTGCGTCAGAGATTATGCATTTTGGGTTAAATAGTATTAATGTCAATGCGCATGTATTTGAAGCTGTGTTGAAAATGTTGCGTACTCATTCACGCTATTTATTGGTTGAAGATGGCGGAAAATATATTGGATTTATGAGTCGAAATCGACTATTGGCGGAACAATCCGAATCGCCTGTGTTATTTATCCAAAGTATCAAAACGGCTAATTCAGATGAGGAATTGCGCCAAAAATGGTTGGAAGTTCCAAAGATAATTACCCAATTGTTGGATCGTGGTATTCAAGCAGGAATTGCAAATAAAGTCGTTACCACTATTTCGGATGCGATTGCTATAAAAGTAATAGAAAGAACAATTGAAATGGTCGGTGAACCGCCAGCAAAATTTTGCTTTATGGTTTTGGGAAGTGAGGGTCGTATGGAACAAACTTTCAAAACCGATCAAGATAATGCAATTATTTATGAGGATAAGGCAAATGAACACAGAGAGGAAGTGCGTGCATACTTTTTAGATTTTGCAAAAAGAGTGTCTGATAGTTTGAATACGATTGGATTTAGCTATTGTACAGGCGGTTTTATGGCGCAAAATCCGAAATGGACACATTCACTTTCGCATTGGAAACGCAACTATGAAGAATGGATGGCTGACGCTGTGCCGGAGACTATAATTAAGTTTACGACCTTTTTTGATTGTCGCTATTTATATGGAGATAAAGCAATTATGAGCGAGTTGTATTCCTTTTTGGATAAAGCGCTTGAAGCACCATTGGAGCGAATATTTTTCTTTATGGCAAAAAATGCCTTGCAATACGAGCCGCCATTGACCTTCTTTAAAGGAATAAAAACATTTACCAAAGGTGCATTGGAAGTGTTTGATGTTAAGCGTGCGATGACTCCAATTGTAGATTTGGTTCGCGTGTATAGTTTGAAAAATCATATTCAAGAAGTCAATACAGGGGAGCGTATTAAGGCGCTATATAAAGCTGGCGTATTTAAAGAAGAGGAATATTTGGAATTGATTCAATCTTATTATTTACTTATGACAATGCGTTTGCGTCATCAAGCGAGACAGATTATCGTGGATAAAGTCGATCCAGATAATTATATGCAAATAAAAAGATTTTCTAGAATTGAAAAATTGACGATTGTCGAAATTTTCAAATCCATTAAGAATTTTCAGACGAGAATTAAAATTGATTTTACAAAAGAATTTTAA
- the thrA gene encoding bifunctional aspartate kinase/homoserine dehydrogenase I, which produces MQVLKFGGSSVANAENIKKVVQIVTHNNYAKQIVVVSAMKGVTDKLLQLGDKSCQPEKEYEKILQSLTTQHIEAANELLPVATRSGCLSMIMQIFNELEDICESVFRLQELSPATKDRIVGYGELLSSKIISAYLESIKVKNVWMDSRAVIETNNNYSYAAVDFEKTNVKIKDFLKSNPANLYMAPGFIARGNNGHATTLGRGGSDYSAAIYAAAVDAPSLEIWTDVSGMMTADPRWVPSAKPIPMISYKEAMELSHFGAKVIYPPTILPVMQKNIPVWVKNTFAPEDKGTLMNATASHEGNIVSGISSITEVALLSLEGGGMVGIPGFSKTLFEALAFAKVNVILITQGSSEYSICVAVNAVDASRASEAINKAFEFDIVNNKVFPVVEEDNLSIVALVGDKMKSHPNISGKMFGTLGRNGINVRAIAQGSSEKNISAVISNADVKKAVNVLHEAFFESVYKQLNVYVVGTGNVGGRLLEQIHHQLKYLKKNLSVEVRIVGLSNSRNMLIKENGSVSLTKWKEELEAAEAGDLDTFVNAVISKNLRNSIVVDVTANAAVAAVYGRLLSKSIAVVACNKIAASSSYASYAQLKSLSHEFNAPFLFETNVGAGLPVIGTLNDLIRSGDVVNKVQAVLSGTLNFVFNNYDATKPFAEVVRQAQAEGYTEPDPRLDLGGTDVMRKIMILAREAGYILEMDEIKNKSFLPASCFEGSVEDFYKEMEKHEAHFKALYNAAAKENCKLKFVAEFVNGKASVGLQHIPADSDFYHLYGKDNIVLFYTMRYPDQPLVVKGAGAGADVTASGVFADLIKAGI; this is translated from the coding sequence ATGCAAGTTTTAAAATTTGGTGGTTCCTCTGTTGCAAATGCCGAAAATATAAAGAAAGTCGTTCAAATCGTTACACATAACAACTATGCAAAACAAATTGTAGTTGTTTCGGCTATGAAAGGTGTTACCGACAAGCTCTTACAACTAGGAGATAAGTCTTGTCAACCTGAAAAAGAATACGAAAAAATCTTACAAAGTCTTACTACACAGCATATCGAAGCTGCAAACGAACTATTGCCTGTAGCAACTAGAAGTGGCTGTCTCAGTATGATCATGCAAATCTTCAACGAACTAGAAGATATTTGTGAAAGTGTATTTCGTTTGCAAGAATTATCTCCTGCAACGAAAGATAGAATCGTTGGTTATGGTGAATTACTTTCAAGTAAAATAATTTCGGCTTATTTGGAATCTATCAAGGTGAAAAATGTCTGGATGGACTCCAGAGCGGTGATTGAAACAAATAATAATTATAGTTATGCTGCTGTAGATTTTGAAAAAACAAATGTCAAAATTAAAGATTTTCTTAAATCCAATCCAGCTAATTTATATATGGCGCCTGGTTTTATAGCTCGCGGTAATAATGGACATGCGACCACATTAGGACGTGGCGGATCAGACTATTCTGCCGCTATATATGCCGCAGCAGTAGATGCGCCCTCTTTAGAAATCTGGACGGATGTTTCTGGTATGATGACAGCTGACCCACGTTGGGTGCCAAGCGCCAAACCAATTCCTATGATTTCGTATAAAGAAGCAATGGAATTGTCTCATTTTGGTGCTAAGGTGATCTATCCGCCAACGATTTTACCTGTTATGCAAAAGAATATTCCAGTTTGGGTAAAAAATACTTTTGCTCCAGAGGATAAAGGAACTTTAATGAATGCAACGGCATCACATGAAGGAAATATAGTTTCGGGTATTTCTAGTATTACAGAAGTTGCTTTATTGAGTTTGGAAGGTGGTGGGATGGTTGGTATTCCTGGTTTTTCTAAAACATTATTCGAAGCATTAGCATTTGCAAAAGTCAATGTAATCTTAATCACGCAAGGTTCTTCTGAATATTCTATTTGTGTAGCGGTCAATGCGGTAGATGCCTCTAGGGCAAGCGAAGCCATCAATAAAGCATTTGAATTTGATATAGTCAATAATAAAGTTTTTCCAGTAGTTGAAGAGGATAATTTATCTATAGTTGCCTTAGTGGGAGATAAGATGAAAAGCCATCCAAATATTAGTGGAAAAATGTTTGGAACATTGGGTCGCAATGGTATCAATGTACGAGCAATAGCACAAGGTTCATCTGAAAAAAATATTTCGGCAGTCATTTCTAATGCAGATGTGAAAAAAGCAGTAAACGTTTTGCATGAAGCATTTTTCGAGTCTGTGTACAAACAATTAAATGTATATGTCGTTGGTACGGGTAATGTGGGTGGTCGTTTACTTGAGCAAATACATCATCAATTAAAATACTTAAAGAAAAATTTAAGTGTTGAAGTACGAATCGTGGGACTAAGTAATAGTCGTAATATGTTGATTAAAGAAAATGGAAGTGTTTCTTTAACTAAGTGGAAAGAAGAATTAGAGGCAGCTGAAGCAGGTGATTTGGATACATTCGTTAATGCAGTAATTTCTAAAAATTTACGTAATTCTATAGTCGTGGATGTTACTGCCAATGCCGCCGTTGCTGCTGTTTACGGACGATTACTTTCCAAAAGTATTGCAGTTGTGGCTTGTAATAAGATCGCCGCATCGTCTAGTTATGCGTCTTATGCACAACTAAAATCTTTGTCACACGAGTTTAATGCTCCATTTTTATTTGAAACCAATGTTGGCGCAGGATTACCAGTTATTGGAACGTTGAATGATTTGATAAGAAGTGGCGATGTTGTCAATAAAGTGCAAGCAGTTCTTTCAGGTACTTTAAATTTTGTATTCAATAACTATGATGCAACCAAACCATTTGCTGAGGTTGTAAGACAAGCACAAGCGGAAGGATATACAGAACCAGATCCTCGTTTAGACTTGGGTGGTACGGATGTTATGCGCAAGATTATGATCTTAGCTAGAGAAGCTGGTTATATTTTGGAAATGGATGAAATTAAAAATAAATCCTTTTTGCCTGCATCTTGTTTTGAAGGAAGCGTAGAAGATTTTTACAAAGAGATGGAAAAACATGAAGCTCATTTCAAAGCATTATACAACGCTGCTGCTAAAGAAAATTGTAAATTAAAATTTGTTGCAGAATTTGTAAATGGAAAGGCTTCCGTTGGTTTACAACATATTCCTGCAGATTCAGATTTTTATCATTTATATGGTAAGGATAATATTGTACTTTTTTACACAATGCGTTATCCTGATCAACCTTTAGTAGTAAAAGGTGCTGGAGCGGGTGCAGACGTTACTGCGAGTGGTGTATTTGCAGATTTAATTAAAGCAGGAATCTAA
- a CDS encoding homoserine kinase — MNGCTVAAPGSVANLVCGFDVLGLCLSAPADLMDFRILDEPKLIIKSADGYPLPENPAENTAGAPIIEMMKELDNTIGFEITIHKKIKPGSGIGSSAASAAGAVVGVNHLLGNKFTKEQLIEFAMFGEKVASGVKHADNIAPVVYGGVTLIRSVAPLDIIPLKSPNLHVTIVHPQIEVRTADARAILRRDVSLKSAIRQWGNVGGLVAGILMEDNALIGRSLQDEIIEPVRSILIPGFKDVKLKCIAAGALGGGISGSGPSIFMLSETEEIAKNVEKVMQDEFTKLGIDYYTYVTFINKEGAKVINEF; from the coding sequence ATGAATGGTTGTACAGTCGCTGCACCAGGTAGTGTAGCCAATTTGGTTTGTGGATTTGATGTGTTGGGTTTGTGCTTATCTGCACCAGCAGATTTGATGGATTTTAGAATTTTGGACGAACCAAAATTAATAATTAAAAGTGCGGATGGTTATCCTTTACCTGAAAATCCTGCTGAAAATACAGCAGGAGCTCCTATTATCGAAATGATGAAAGAATTGGATAATACTATTGGATTTGAAATTACTATACATAAGAAAATTAAGCCCGGAAGTGGCATTGGATCTAGTGCTGCAAGTGCTGCGGGTGCGGTGGTTGGTGTAAACCATCTATTAGGTAATAAATTTACCAAAGAACAATTGATTGAGTTCGCTATGTTTGGAGAAAAAGTAGCAAGTGGCGTAAAACATGCGGATAATATCGCGCCTGTTGTTTATGGTGGTGTTACGCTAATTCGCTCAGTTGCTCCTTTAGATATTATTCCTTTGAAATCGCCCAATCTGCATGTGACTATCGTACATCCACAGATTGAAGTGCGCACTGCTGATGCAAGAGCTATTCTTCGTAGAGATGTGTCTTTGAAATCGGCTATACGCCAATGGGGAAATGTTGGAGGCTTAGTTGCCGGTATTTTGATGGAGGATAATGCGTTGATTGGTCGTTCTTTGCAAGATGAAATCATAGAGCCTGTTCGTAGTATTTTAATTCCAGGTTTTAAGGATGTTAAATTAAAATGTATAGCTGCGGGTGCTTTAGGTGGTGGTATATCCGGCTCTGGACCATCTATTTTTATGTTGAGTGAAACGGAAGAAATTGCTAAGAATGTGGAAAAGGTAATGCAAGATGAATTTACGAAATTAGGAATAGACTATTATACGTACGTTACATTTATTAATAAAGAAGGAGCTAAGGTTATCAACGAATTTTAG
- the thrC gene encoding threonine synthase, whose translation MQYYSLNKKAPNVDFAYAAVHGQAPDKGLYFPEFVPKLSQEFWDAFPTMSKEEIGFAVMKNFVGESIPNNELKRIVAETINFDFPLVKIDENISSLELFHGPTLAFKDVGARFMSRCLGYFNKGKKENTTVLVATSGDTGGAVANGFLGVEGVNVVILYPSGKVSPIQELQLTTCGQNITALEVNGSFDDCQAIVKQAFMDEDLNKHLTLTSANSINVARWLPQQLYYFFAVQKWFKKYNEAPIICVPSGNFGNICAGIMAQQAGLPVKHFVAACNANDEVPKYFATGNYSPQMAVATISNAMDVGDPSNFVRILEIFNADYNSITEIISSVSVDDETTKATIKEVESRTNYVLDPHGAVAYKALSDYINANGGNGFLLETAHPVKFPNVVEEVIGRQIPIPEDAKYLFEKKKESTVINADFDAVKKWLLSK comes from the coding sequence ATGCAATATTATAGTTTAAATAAAAAAGCGCCTAATGTAGATTTCGCATATGCGGCTGTACATGGTCAGGCGCCAGATAAAGGTTTATATTTTCCTGAATTTGTTCCAAAATTATCGCAAGAATTTTGGGATGCATTTCCAACCATGTCGAAAGAAGAAATTGGATTTGCAGTAATGAAAAATTTTGTAGGGGAAAGTATTCCGAATAATGAATTGAAAAGAATCGTTGCTGAAACTATAAATTTTGATTTTCCTTTAGTGAAAATTGATGAAAATATTTCTTCTCTTGAATTATTTCATGGCCCAACTTTAGCGTTTAAAGATGTTGGTGCAAGATTTATGAGTCGTTGTTTGGGGTATTTTAATAAAGGAAAAAAAGAAAATACGACCGTTCTCGTTGCTACGTCTGGTGATACTGGTGGTGCTGTTGCGAATGGTTTTCTAGGGGTGGAAGGAGTGAACGTAGTTATTTTATATCCTTCCGGAAAAGTTAGTCCTATACAAGAACTACAATTGACTACTTGCGGTCAAAATATTACAGCACTCGAAGTGAATGGTAGTTTTGATGATTGTCAAGCGATCGTTAAACAAGCATTTATGGATGAGGATTTGAATAAGCATTTAACGTTGACATCTGCCAATTCTATAAATGTGGCACGTTGGTTGCCTCAACAACTATATTATTTTTTCGCAGTACAAAAGTGGTTTAAAAAATACAATGAAGCTCCAATTATCTGTGTGCCAAGTGGTAATTTTGGAAATATTTGTGCAGGTATTATGGCACAGCAAGCGGGTCTTCCTGTGAAACATTTTGTTGCTGCTTGTAATGCAAATGATGAGGTGCCTAAGTATTTTGCAACAGGAAATTATAGTCCGCAAATGGCTGTTGCAACTATTTCCAATGCCATGGATGTAGGGGATCCAAGTAACTTCGTTCGAATTTTAGAAATATTTAATGCTGATTATAATTCTATTACAGAGATCATCAGTAGTGTAAGTGTGGATGATGAAACTACAAAAGCTACTATTAAAGAAGTTGAAAGTCGTACAAACTATGTATTAGATCCGCATGGCGCTGTTGCATACAAAGCGTTGTCTGACTATATTAATGCAAATGGAGGAAATGGCTTTTTACTTGAAACGGCTCATCCCGTTAAATTTCCAAATGTAGTAGAAGAAGTTATCGGAAGACAGATCCCTATTCCAGAAGATGCAAAGTACTTATTTGAAAAGAAAAAGGAAAGTACTGTAATCAATGCCGATTTTGATGCGGTGAAAAAATGGCTGTTGAGTAAATAG
- a CDS encoding ABC transporter ATP-binding protein encodes MPTPTITIRNLEKYYDTKKVLNHINLEVLSGQVLGYIGPNGAGKSTTVKILTGLITDFSGEVIVNGINIQEDPLKVKSMIGYIPEVAELYEVLTPREYLEFVGSLYEMDAALCQERIEKFMTAFGLKEQIDNRIESFSKGMRQKVLIASGLLHNPDIIILDEPLSGLDANSVILIKNLISRLSAEGKTIFYCSHMMDVVEKVSDRIILINHGEIVADGSFEELKQKEGGGNLEQIFASLTASNISNNEATDEFIDALKN; translated from the coding sequence ATGCCAACGCCTACTATAACTATTAGAAATTTAGAAAAATACTACGATACTAAAAAAGTTTTAAATCATATCAATTTAGAAGTTCTTTCTGGACAAGTTTTGGGATATATTGGCCCAAATGGAGCAGGTAAAAGTACTACTGTGAAAATATTGACAGGTTTGATTACTGATTTTTCGGGTGAAGTGATTGTCAATGGTATTAATATTCAAGAAGATCCTTTGAAAGTGAAATCCATGATAGGTTATATACCCGAAGTTGCTGAGTTATATGAAGTACTTACCCCACGTGAATATTTGGAATTTGTTGGTAGTTTGTATGAAATGGATGCAGCGCTTTGCCAAGAACGTATTGAGAAATTTATGACGGCATTTGGGTTAAAAGAACAGATAGATAATCGTATTGAATCATTCAGTAAAGGGATGCGACAAAAAGTGTTAATCGCTTCTGGACTATTGCATAATCCTGATATTATAATATTAGATGAGCCGCTAAGTGGACTTGATGCTAATAGTGTTATTTTGATTAAAAATCTAATTTCAAGGCTATCCGCGGAAGGTAAGACCATTTTTTATTGTAGTCACATGATGGATGTTGTGGAGAAAGTGAGTGATCGTATTATCTTAATTAATCATGGTGAGATTGTTGCAGATGGTAGTTTTGAAGAATTGAAACAAAAAGAAGGCGGTGGTAATTTGGAACAAATATTTGCTAGTTTAACAGCTTCCAATATTTCGAATAATGAAGCTACGGATGAATTTATTGATGCTTTGAAAAACTAA
- a CDS encoding MBL fold metallo-hydrolase, giving the protein MKILKLSILALIILSSSKINAQSFKVLPLGIHGGLEESNLSAYLAANDTSQQYVALDAGTLYSGIKVAMQNHSLPTEAPEKFIQNNIKAYFISHPHLDHVAGLIQNSPADSKKTIYGLGSCIESIDKHYFSWESWANFSDIGEKPKLGKYHLDTLQKDSSIIEPNTGLKITTFQLSHGEPFKSTAFLVTNQSDNSILYLGDTGADTIEHSHSLHHLWENIAPLITSKKLKAIFIEVSFPNSQPDKLLFGHLTPRLLNMELADLEELTNAAALKNLPIVITHIKPDGNNPATIKKELLNKNPFQVKWIFPEQGRFLKF; this is encoded by the coding sequence ATGAAAATATTAAAACTAAGTATATTAGCTTTAATCATTTTATCAAGTTCTAAAATAAATGCACAATCCTTTAAAGTACTGCCATTAGGAATACACGGCGGATTGGAAGAAAGCAATCTTTCTGCTTATTTAGCAGCAAATGATACGAGTCAGCAATATGTTGCGCTAGATGCAGGCACTTTGTATAGTGGAATAAAAGTAGCCATGCAAAATCATAGTTTACCCACTGAAGCGCCCGAAAAATTCATCCAAAATAATATCAAAGCTTATTTTATATCTCATCCACATTTGGACCATGTGGCAGGTTTAATTCAAAACTCTCCAGCGGATAGTAAAAAAACGATTTATGGTTTGGGGAGTTGCATAGAATCCATAGACAAACATTATTTCAGTTGGGAATCTTGGGCGAATTTTTCGGATATAGGAGAAAAGCCCAAATTAGGAAAATATCATTTGGATACTTTACAAAAAGATAGTTCGATCATAGAACCTAATACAGGATTGAAGATTACGACATTCCAACTATCACATGGCGAGCCTTTTAAAAGCACCGCTTTTTTAGTAACGAACCAATCTGATAATTCAATTTTGTATTTAGGTGATACAGGAGCTGATACAATAGAACATAGTCATAGTTTGCATCATTTATGGGAAAATATCGCACCATTAATAACTTCCAAAAAATTAAAAGCAATTTTTATTGAAGTTTCTTTTCCCAATAGTCAACCAGATAAATTATTATTTGGACACTTAACGCCAAGGCTTTTGAATATGGAATTAGCGGATTTGGAAGAATTAACAAATGCTGCAGCATTGAAAAATTTACCTATAGTAATTACACATATCAAACCCGATGGCAATAACCCGGCAACTATAAAAAAAGAATTATTAAATAAAAATCCATTTCAGGTGAAATGGATTTTTCCAGAGCAAGGTAGATTTTTAAAATTCTAA
- a CDS encoding nucleoid-associated protein, whose product MTGTDRAIIEKVIVHKVGNPSRGEELKLSQNPLTLNDDLVKSMLSKYFLGAFNENDRYHFTHLNDIELNEVYNYATHIFEKPDDFLAYSALIAQFLYSKSTHVKVKEGELYVALFDKIWIEEDELQAIGIFKSESKETFLKVFPHGTSYEVVQEEGVNINKLDKGCLILRKEKENGYVCLALDATNKNNEAQYWIKDFLQLESIVDSYHSTDDYLTLCKQFITEEFPSKFEVSKSDQIDLMNRSMEYFKTEEKFNIEQFAENVINHEDVIDSFKDFKSRYESSKDIALEDDFDIHLSAVKKQNKNFKSVLKLDNNFIINIHSRRDLMEKGIDEATGHQYYKFYYDEEK is encoded by the coding sequence ATGACAGGCACGGATAGAGCAATTATTGAAAAAGTGATCGTACATAAAGTCGGCAATCCTTCTCGAGGAGAAGAACTCAAACTTTCACAAAATCCTTTGACTCTTAATGATGATTTGGTAAAAAGCATGCTGAGCAAATATTTTCTCGGCGCATTTAATGAAAATGATCGTTACCATTTCACCCATTTAAATGATATTGAACTCAATGAAGTCTACAATTATGCAACGCATATATTTGAAAAGCCAGATGATTTTTTAGCTTATTCAGCTCTAATTGCGCAGTTTCTATATAGTAAAAGCACGCATGTAAAAGTAAAAGAAGGCGAATTGTATGTGGCGCTATTTGATAAAATTTGGATAGAAGAGGACGAATTACAAGCGATTGGGATATTCAAAAGTGAAAGCAAAGAGACATTTTTGAAAGTATTCCCACATGGCACTAGTTACGAAGTAGTTCAAGAAGAAGGTGTAAATATTAACAAATTAGACAAAGGATGTTTGATTTTGCGTAAAGAAAAGGAAAATGGCTATGTTTGTTTGGCACTGGATGCGACGAATAAAAATAATGAAGCGCAATATTGGATCAAGGATTTTTTGCAACTAGAATCCATCGTTGATAGTTATCACAGTACGGATGATTATCTTACCTTGTGCAAACAATTTATCACCGAAGAATTTCCAAGTAAATTTGAAGTTTCCAAAAGCGACCAGATCGATTTGATGAATCGTTCCATGGAGTATTTCAAAACGGAAGAAAAATTCAACATCGAACAATTTGCAGAAAATGTTATCAATCACGAAGATGTCATTGATAGTTTCAAAGATTTTAAATCCAGATACGAATCATCCAAAGACATTGCGTTAGAAGATGATTTTGACATCCATCTTTCTGCCGTTAAAAAACAAAACAAGAATTTCAAAAGTGTATTGAAACTGGATAATAATTTTATAATTAATATCCATAGCCGTAGAGACTTGATGGAAAAAGGTATCGACGAAGCGACTGGACATCAATACTATAAATTTTATTATGATGAAGAAAAATAA
- the mtgA gene encoding monofunctional biosynthetic peptidoglycan transglycosylase has product MIRSILKWCFFLLLASTVYAACCKVVMPPITLTQLSSWLGPYGLTRDYVSGDEISSNLKLAAMASEDQLFPDHGGFDWKQMEKSMLTKHKNRVRGGAASTISQQTAKNVFLWQGEGVMKYIRKVPEFYFTKIIEWIWGKKRILNVYLNVIETGPGLFGVEAAAQHYFHKPAKDLTRREAALIIACLPNPKKFIATSGDRYVEHHANWIMRQMNNLKDDPDIKALIEN; this is encoded by the coding sequence ATGATTCGTTCTATTCTAAAATGGTGTTTTTTCTTACTTCTTGCTTCAACTGTTTATGCAGCTTGTTGCAAAGTTGTGATGCCACCAATTACGCTAACCCAATTAAGTAGCTGGCTCGGACCTTATGGTTTGACTAGAGATTATGTCAGTGGAGACGAGATTAGTAGCAATCTTAAACTAGCAGCCATGGCAAGTGAAGATCAATTATTTCCAGATCATGGAGGTTTTGATTGGAAACAAATGGAAAAAAGCATGCTCACCAAACACAAAAATCGTGTGCGAGGTGGTGCCGCAAGTACTATAAGTCAACAAACGGCCAAAAATGTATTTCTTTGGCAAGGGGAAGGCGTGATGAAATATATTAGAAAAGTACCTGAATTTTATTTTACCAAAATCATTGAATGGATTTGGGGTAAAAAACGCATTTTAAATGTGTATTTGAATGTTATAGAAACAGGTCCTGGCTTATTTGGTGTAGAAGCCGCAGCGCAGCATTATTTTCACAAACCAGCCAAAGATTTGACGAGGAGAGAGGCAGCATTGATTATTGCATGTCTCCCCAATCCTAAAAAATTTATTGCTACTTCTGGTGACAGATATGTAGAGCATCATGCCAATTGGATCATGCGACAGATGAATAATCTAAAAGATGATCCAGATATCAAGGCTTTGATTGAAAATTAG
- the kdsB gene encoding 3-deoxy-manno-octulosonate cytidylyltransferase, protein MKKFALIPARYDSSRFPGKLMKILGEKTIIRHTYENTVATGLFDEVFVATDSEIIFDEITQNGGRAVMNKRPHESGSDRIAEAIADMDVDIVLNVQGDEPFVQKEPLEKLLQVFDGDAGADVQVASLMRKFSDPEMVKEPSNVKVAVDLNNNSLLFSRSVIPYHRDTTIEVPYYHHIGVYAFRKNALMSFTNWDITPLEAAEKIECLRYLEHGIQLKMVEVSAMGIGIDTPQDLERARDFIGK, encoded by the coding sequence ATGAAAAAATTTGCATTAATACCCGCACGATATGATTCTTCTCGTTTTCCTGGAAAATTGATGAAGATTTTGGGGGAGAAAACGATCATTCGTCATACGTATGAAAATACCGTAGCGACAGGCCTGTTTGATGAGGTTTTCGTAGCGACAGACAGCGAAATTATATTTGACGAAATTACGCAAAACGGCGGTCGTGCTGTGATGAATAAGCGTCCGCATGAGTCTGGCAGTGATCGTATTGCAGAGGCTATTGCAGATATGGATGTGGATATTGTACTCAACGTGCAAGGTGATGAACCATTCGTTCAAAAAGAACCTTTGGAAAAATTATTACAAGTATTTGACGGGGATGCTGGTGCCGATGTGCAAGTGGCAAGCTTGATGCGTAAATTTTCCGATCCGGAAATGGTCAAAGAACCAAGCAATGTAAAAGTCGCCGTGGATTTGAACAATAATTCCCTATTATTTAGTCGTTCGGTTATTCCTTATCACCGCGATACCACGATCGAAGTTCCTTATTACCATCATATAGGCGTATATGCTTTCCGAAAAAATGCGTTGATGTCCTTTACTAATTGGGATATTACACCACTGGAAGCCGCTGAAAAAATTGAATGTTTGCGTTATTTGGAACATGGAATTCAATTGAAAATGGTAGAAGTTAGTGCAATGGGTATTGGGATAGATACTCCACAAGATCTGGAAAGAGCAAGAGATTTTATAGGGAAATAG